Proteins encoded within one genomic window of Gadus macrocephalus chromosome 18, ASM3116895v1:
- the dcun1d3 gene encoding DCN1-like protein 3 produces the protein MGQCVTKCKNPTSSLGSKSGDKEGGSKAHHKKSSSSCGGGHKEETSALCSKGSGELSNGTKAPDVSLETAVVPSVTRDPHREEPAADRDGLSLARIEQLFCGYKDQQDDAILEEGMERFCNDLRVDPAEFRVLVIAWKFQAATMCKFTRKEFVDGCKAIQADSLEGICSRFPCMLLEARGEESFKDLYRFTFQFGLDAEDGQRSLQRDIAIALWRLVFTQDTPSILERWLDFLVENPSGVRGISRDTWNMFLNFTQAVGSDLSNYSEDEAWPSLFDTFVEWETESRRREGQQGGWGGGETKSSTEGGGGGSQTWGGH, from the exons ATGGGCCAGTGTGTCACCAAGTGCAAGAACccgacctcctccctgggcagCAAGAGCGGAGACAAGGAGGGCGGCTCCAAAGCTCACCACaagaagagcagcagcagctgcggCGGCGGGCACAAGGAGGAGACCAGCGCCTTGTGCAGCAAAGGCTCCGGCGAGCTGTCCAATGGCACAAAGGCCCCGGACGTGTCCCTGGAGACAGCCGTGGTCCCGTCGGTGACCCGGGACCCTCACCGGGAGGAGCCGGCGGCGGACCGAGACGGCCTCTCGCTGGCGCGCATCGAGCAGCTCTTCTGCGGCTACAAGGACCAGCAGGACGACGCCATCCTGGAGGAGGGCATGGAGCGCTTCTGCAACGACCTGCGCGTGGACCCCGCCGAGTTCCGCGTCCTCGTCATCGCCTGGAAGTTCCAGGCGGCCACCATGTGCAAGTTTACAAG GAAGGAGTTTGTGGACGGCTGCAAGGCCATCCAGGCGGACAGCCTGGAGGGCATCTGCTCCCGCTTCCCCTGCATGCTGCTGGaggcgaggggggaggagagcttCAAGGACCTGTACCGCTTCACCTTCCAGTTCGGCCTGGACGCCGAGGACGGCCAGCGCTCGCTGCAGCGCGACATCGCCATCGCCCTGTGGCGGCTGGTGTTCACGCAGGACACGCCCAGCATCCTGGAGcgctggctggacttcctggtgGAGAACCCTTCGGGCGTGCGGGGCATCTCGCGGGACACATGGAACATGTTCCTCAACTTCACGCAGGCCGTCGGGTCCGACCTGAGCAACTACAGCGAGGACGAAGCCTGGCCCAGCCTCTTCGACACCTTCGTGGAGTGGGAGACGGAGAGCCGCCGGAGGGAGGGGCAGCAgggcggctggggggggggtgagaccaAGAGCTCGACagaggggggcggcggcggctcccAGACATGGGGAGGGCACTGA
- the lyrm1 gene encoding LYR motif containing protein 1: protein MKNRRCRIQGSILVPMTAATRNKVLSLYSRLFRIARNWQAQSGVKQDTEAERNYIVLEARSLFRQNQKLTDQESVKRCIDECEARIEIGLHYRNPFPRASYLPPMGLATQKGRRLLGQQRLRRQAKPVYLQSQDDT from the exons ATGAAAAACCGTCGAT GTCGTATTCAAGGATCCATACTTGTTCCAATGACTGCTGCTACTAGGAACAAGGTGCTGTCTCTTTATTCGAGGTTGTTTCGAATTGCCCGAAACTGGCAGGCCCAGTCAGGTGTTAAACAAGACACAGAGGCTGAGAGAAATTACATTGTTCTGGAAGCCCGCAGCTTATTCAGACAAAACCAAAAG ttAACAGATCAAGAATCCGTCAAGAGGTGCATAGACGAGTGTGAAGCAAGGATAGAAATAG GTCTACACTACAGGAATCCATTTCCAAGAGCA TCGTACCTCCCGCCAATGGGCCTGGCCACACAGAAGGGCAGGAGGCTGCTCGGGCAGCAACGTCTGCGGAGACAGGCCAAGCCCGTCTACCTGCAGTCACAGGACGACACCTGA